Proteins found in one Balaenoptera musculus isolate JJ_BM4_2016_0621 chromosome 4, mBalMus1.pri.v3, whole genome shotgun sequence genomic segment:
- the CLDN8 gene encoding claudin-8, translated as MATYALQIAGLVLGGVGMVGTVAVTVMPQWRVSAFIGSNIVVFENLWEGLWMNCMRHANIRMQCKIYDSLLALSPDLQASRGLMCAASALSFLAFMTAVLGMKCTRCTGDDEKVKGYILLTAGVVFIVTGLVVLVPVSWVANSIIRDFYNPIVDIAQKRELGEALYIGWTTALVLIAGGALFCCVSCCNEKSSSYRYSIPSHRTTQKSYHMEKKSPSVYSKSQYV; from the coding sequence ATGGCTACCTATGCCCTGCAAATCGCCGGACTGGTGCTTGGTGGTGTTGGAATGGTGGGCACAGTGGCTGTCACCGTCATGCCTCAGTGGAGAGTGTCTGCCTTCATTGGAAGCAACATTGTGGTTTTTGAAAACCTCTGGGAAGGACTGTGGATGAATTGCATGAGGCACGCTAATATCAGAATGCAGTGCAAAATCTACGATTCCCTGCTGGCTCTCTCTCCGGACCTACAGGCATCCAGAGGACTGATGTGTGCTGCCTCTGCGCTGTCCTTCCTGGCGTTCATGACGGCAGTCCTCGGCATGAAGTGCACCAGATGCACCGGGGACGATGAGAAGGTGAAGGGTTACATCCTGCTAACGGCTGGAGTAGTGTTCATCGTCACTGGCCTTGTGGTGCTCGTCCCTGTGAGCTGGGTTGCCAATTCCATCATCAGAGACTTCTACAACCCAATAGTGGATATTGCCCAAAAACGTGAGCTGGGAGAAGCCCTCTACATAGGCTGGACCACGGCGCTGGTGCTGATCGCTGGAGGGGCACTGTTCTGTTGTGTTTCTTGTTGCAATGAAAAGAGCAGTAGCTACAGATATTCCATACCTTCCCACCGAACGACCCAGAAAAGCTATCACATGGAAAAGAAGTCACCGAGTGTGTACTCCAAAAGTCAGTATGTGTag